The Chloroflexus aggregans DSM 9485 genome segment GCACATCGTCTTGCTCGACGATAATGGACTTCTCGGTTACGGTCACTTCACCTTCAAACGCGCCGTAGGTCGAGTCATAGCGGAGTAGATGTGCTAACGTATGCGCGTCGGTCAGGTCGTTAATTGCCACGATCTCGAACTCGTCTGGGTAATACTCCAGCATCGCCTTAAAGCTCTGGCGCCCGATCCGGCCGAAACCGTTAATTGCGACGCGAACCATGTAATTCCTCCTTAAGTACTCAAACGATTGCGCTTCGGTGATATAAACCACCGGTCGCAATGGTACGACAGACAACTGTTGTCTGATGCGGTCATTATAGCATTTTTGGTCAGTCGCTCGGATGCCGATTTTTGCCCGTCAGGTGAAGAAATGCCTACTCAGCCACTACAGCGTAATGATAGGCAACGGTGTCGCGAGCTTGACGGATTTGCTACAATAGGTAGTAAAATTGCATGTGCAACACGAAGGGGGCAGCGGGATGATCATTGATGCGGGTGCGGCGGTCGTGATCCTGTTATTTATTCTGATCGGTCAGCGGCGCGGGGTAATACCGAGCGGGTTGGCTCTCACCGGAACGCTCATCGGTGCAGTTTTGGTCGATATTTGGCAAGACGGTGTGATCAATCTGCTAGAACGGCTGGGTTTGGCTACTGAATGGCCGCTCTTTCTCAGTTTAAGCGGGTTGCTACTGTTGGCTGTGATCGTCGGTTACGGGATTGATACTATCCTTGAGTTGGGTTTAGAGGACACCGATGAATGGTCACAGCGTCTGATCGGTGCTCTGGTCGGGTTGGTGAACGCCGGGCTTGTGATCTATTATCTCGTTCGCTATGCCAAACTGTCATGGTCACCACCGTTCATTGAACGGTGGTTGAACGCGGCGACGTTGATACCGACGGTGGTTGAGTGGTTGCCGTGGGCAATGCTCGGCTTAACCTTGGGTGGTATTATCATGTTAGGTTGGCGCGTCTTTCACACGATACGTTCCGCGCGCGCATTACAATCGCACGACGACGCACCCCGCTCGCGTCAAGATGTCTATCTGCGCGTCCTCGAGGAGATCAACCGGGTGACCGATCGCCGACGGTAAGATGGTGATCCGTCCGCTCAGGCATCGCTAGTTCGCCATGCTGTTACAGCTTAGGGTGTTATATCCGGCAACGGCTTCCCCAACCACTCATAGTACAGTTCACCAAAGCGATTGGCGGCGATAGCGGCACGTACCTCGGCCATCAGGTTTAGTAGGAAAGCGACGTTGTGTAAGCTGACCAGCCTGATCCCAAGTAGTTCTTTCGAGCGGTAGAGGTGATGAATGTACGCCCGTGAGAAATGCCGGCACGTATAACACGGACAACCCGCTTGCAATGGGCCTGGGTCATCACGTAACGTCGCATTTGTCACATTGAGCCGCCAGTTGCGTTCGCGATTGCGAATGAGGGCTGCCCCGTGCCGTCCGAGTCGAGTAGGGCTGACACAATCGAACATATCGATCCCACGCGCAACTCCTTCGAGGAGATCATCAACATCTCCAACACCAAGGAGGTGGCGGGCCATACCGTCGGGTAAGTAGGGTACGGTCATATCAACCACCTCATACATCTGGGCCTTATTAGCTCCCAGCGATCCACCGATACAGAGACCATCAAACGGCATACTGCTGATGAACTCGGCGCTCGCCCGGCGTAGGTCGGCAAAGATACCGCCATGCACAATCCCAAACAGGAGTTGGTCGGGGTTAGGGAGTGCAGCGCGATTGCGCCGTTGGTGGGCTACCAAACAGCGCTCGGCCCAGCGGTGGGTACGGGCCATACTCTGTGCAGTGTAGTCGTAGCCGGCGCGGAACGGCGGAAGTTCGTCAAAGCAGACGATAATGTCGGCGCCAAGGTGATGTTGCACCTCGATACTCCGTTCTGGCGTAAAGACATGACGCGAACCGTCAAGGTACGATTTAAAGATAACGGCCTCCTCAGTGACGGTCACCATATCGGCCAACCGTGTCGGGTGGGCGGGTCGGCGACCTTTTACTTCATCGGCAATCCCACCGTACACCAGTGAAAAGACCTGAAAGCCGCCACTATCGGTGAGGATTGGACCGTTCCAGCTCATAAATCCGTGCAGCCCTCCGTGACGGGCGATCAATTCGTGACCGGGCTGCAAATAAAGATGATACGTATTCCCCAGGATAATCGATGCGCCGTGTTCGCGCAGTTCATGCGGGCTGAGCGATTTAACCGTAGCCCGAGTACCTACCGGCATAAATACCGGGGTTTCGACCTCGCCATGAGCTGTTCGTAAGCGGCCGGTGCGCGCACGACTGTGAGGGTCGCGGGCGGTAATCGTGAAGTGTGTCATATCGTTGCTAGTCGGTGAGCGAATTCGATAGCAGGTTCTACTCCAAGACGGCAATCGTCTAACCACAGGATCGGTATTATAACCGAGACCCAAACAGGGTATACACAACAGCTACGACCGGTATTCGTGATGAGATCGGCTATAATGCCTATCATTCGGATGATATGGAATGAGGCAGAACGGTGAGTAAGCGTTATATCCTGGCAATCGATCAAGGTGGTAGTGGCAGCCGCGCAGTTGTTTATGATGAAGAAGGACGTGTACGTGGCTATGGCTACCGTGCCGTGGGCCGAATCTGTCCACAACCGGGTTGGGTAGAACAGCATCCACGCGCGATTGCTCGTAGTGTCGCCGAGGCAATTGAAGAAGCACTGACGCGGGCCGGTGTGCATGGTAGCGAGGTGATCGCGTGTGGCATTACGTCGCAGCGTGATACGGTCTTTGCGTGGCATGCTCGTACCGGTCGTCCGATAGGGCATGCGATTACGTGGCAAGACCTACGCACGGCGCCGTTGGTCGCAGCGCTCGATGAAACGCCGTTGGGTCCACTAC includes the following:
- a CDS encoding CvpA family protein codes for the protein MIIDAGAAVVILLFILIGQRRGVIPSGLALTGTLIGAVLVDIWQDGVINLLERLGLATEWPLFLSLSGLLLLAVIVGYGIDTILELGLEDTDEWSQRLIGALVGLVNAGLVIYYLVRYAKLSWSPPFIERWLNAATLIPTVVEWLPWAMLGLTLGGIIMLGWRVFHTIRSARALQSHDDAPRSRQDVYLRVLEEINRVTDRRR
- the tgt gene encoding tRNA guanosine(34) transglycosylase Tgt, whose translation is MTHFTITARDPHSRARTGRLRTAHGEVETPVFMPVGTRATVKSLSPHELREHGASIILGNTYHLYLQPGHELIARHGGLHGFMSWNGPILTDSGGFQVFSLVYGGIADEVKGRRPAHPTRLADMVTVTEEAVIFKSYLDGSRHVFTPERSIEVQHHLGADIIVCFDELPPFRAGYDYTAQSMARTHRWAERCLVAHQRRNRAALPNPDQLLFGIVHGGIFADLRRASAEFISSMPFDGLCIGGSLGANKAQMYEVVDMTVPYLPDGMARHLLGVGDVDDLLEGVARGIDMFDCVSPTRLGRHGAALIRNRERNWRLNVTNATLRDDPGPLQAGCPCYTCRHFSRAYIHHLYRSKELLGIRLVSLHNVAFLLNLMAEVRAAIAANRFGELYYEWLGKPLPDITP